The sequence CGATTGCATCAGAACCGTATTGAGCCGCAGCACCATCGCGCAGGACTTCAACACTTTTCAGTGCTAAAGCAGGAATTGCAGCAGTATCGGCACCTTGTGAACCATTGGAAATACCATTACCTAACCAGGTAATTACCGCACCGCGATGACGACGTTTGCCATTGACCAATAATAATGTGTGATCAGGAGCCAGGCCACGCAAGTTTGCCGGGCGGATCAAGGTTGCCGCATCACTGATGGGCTGGTCATTTACGTTATAGGAAGGCACTGAATTACGTAACAGGTTGTTTACGTCGGTATCGCCCTGGTTCAAGAACTCTTCAGCCTGGAAAACATCTACCGGAGCTGGTGACTGAGTCACTGAACGCGCTTTCGTACGCGTACCAACAGTGATCACTTCTTCAACAACATCGGCGCTATCGGCAGCGAATGTTTGTGGCGCAATTGCCACAGTGGCGGTTAAGCCAAGCCCCATCATCAGGAGCAAACTTTTACGGATTTTCGTATTCACGAATTAATCTCCTTTGGTTTCAAATAGTTATGTGTAAATCCGGTTATCTTTTGGGCAAAAACTTACTCTCAGACTAACCAGATATACATTTTCTTTTGCAAAAGAAAAAGCGATTACGCACTAATCGAAAATCCAGGATTTTCAATTTGTTGCATAATTGTTACCAACTATGCGCCTTTTTTGATTATGGGTCAAGTAACCCATTACTTCATTTCGGGTTTTTATATGATAAATTATTATTGTTGTTGTAAATCTACAACACAACTACATTAAGCGAAATCCCATGTCGAAAAACTCATTCAAGTTATGCATATCCGGAAAGCTGTAGTAATTACCTGACAAAGGCTGTGTGAATAATGAGGGTGGCTCTTTTTTCTCAATCTGCTGAACAGCTTGTACGATCTGTTGGCAGCCGCTTGGATATAGTCTTAAGACATTTTCCAAATAGGACTGATCATAATCACACTTGATTGGTGCCGTAGCGATGATCGGCCCGGTATCGATGCCTTTGTCAGTGATGTAGTGCAAAGTCGACCCTATGAATTCATCGCCATTCAACATCGCCCAGAAGGTTGCCATGGCTCCACGATATTTTGGCAATAAGCCGGAATGTAAATTGATTACGCCTTTCGGTGGTATGGCAATGGCTTGAGGCTTGAATATTTTTCGATAACGAATGGAAATGAACAGATCTGCCTGATAGGACTTGAGTTGTGCAAGTCCGGTTTTTGAATTTGGATTGGCAAGTTGCCCGATTTCATTATTGGTCAGCTTGGCTAGTTCATCAAATCCTTTGCAAGCAAGACCTAACTCGTCTTGTTCTTGATTTAAGGCATTAGACAATTCTTGCTCATAGTGTGCCAATTTAGAAAAATCATCGCCACCTGTCTCGAATGCATCTCCCTTACCCGATAATACAATCTGGATCTGGTGGTCTGCCAAAGCTTCCACAACCTGGCTGATGGCGTAATTACTCGCGATCTCATAGTGGCCGAAAATAAGGATTTTCATACAAGGATCGAATTAAAAAAATTATGCCGAATTTAATTTAAACTGTTCGCGATGGCTCTGAACATTTCAATGGTTTCATGCTTCACATCCCGGCCAAAATTACC is a genomic window of Gammaproteobacteria bacterium containing:
- a CDS encoding formyl transferase, which produces MKILIFGHYEIASNYAISQVVEALADHQIQIVLSGKGDAFETGGDDFSKLAHYEQELSNALNQEQDELGLACKGFDELAKLTNNEIGQLANPNSKTGLAQLKSYQADLFISIRYRKIFKPQAIAIPPKGVINLHSGLLPKYRGAMATFWAMLNGDEFIGSTLHYITDKGIDTGPIIATAPIKCDYDQSYLENVLRLYPSGCQQIVQAVQQIEKKEPPSLFTQPLSGNYYSFPDMHNLNEFFDMGFRLM